A part of Populus alba chromosome 8, ASM523922v2, whole genome shotgun sequence genomic DNA contains:
- the LOC118062466 gene encoding ubiquitin-conjugating enzyme E2 32, whose amino-acid sequence MAEDKYNLKNPAVKRILQEVKEMQSNPSDDFMSLPLEENIFEWQFAIRGPGETEFEGGIYHGRIQLPAEYPFKPPSFMLLTPNGRFETQTKICLSISNHHPEHWQPSWSVRTALVALIAFMPTSPNGALGSLDYKKEERRVLAVKSREASPRFGTPERQKLIDEIHQYMLSKAPSVPQQNPAQGSEEHPNNSARETQESSQDAGAVTAAEDLPNPAVGEIQEVGERVFEEVLEAHITANPSSAGTSASREVPAKCSSHQLPQRQVTRVQKPADDRLFTWAAVGLTLAIVVLLLKKFMKSSGYGALFMDGS is encoded by the exons ATGGCCGAGGACAAGTATAATCTGAAAAATCCAGCTGTGAAGAGGATTTTACAGGAAGTTAAAGAGATGCAATCGAACCCATCTGATGATTTCATGAGCCTCCCTCTTGAG gaGAATATATTTGAATGGCAATTTGCTATAAGAGGACCAGGAGAGACTGAATTTGAAGGAGGGATTTATCATGGGAGGATTCAATTGCCTGCTGAGTATCCATTTAAGCCTCCTTCTTTTATGTTGCTGACG ccAAATGGGCGTTTTGAAACGCAGACAAAGATATGCTTAAGCATATCAAATCATCATCCTGAGCATTGGCAGCCGTCATGGAGTG TACGAACAGCTCTAGTAGCACTTATTGCATTCATGCCCACCAGCCCGAATGGTGCGTTGGGCTCACTAGACTACAAGAAAGAGGAAAGGCGTGTTTTGGCTGTTAAATCTCGTGAAGCATCCCCAAGATTTGGGACCCCTGAACGTCAAAAACTCATTGATGAG ATTCATCAATACATGCTTAGCAAGGCGCCATCTGTTCCTCAACAAAACCCTGCACAGGGTTCTGAAGAACACCCTAACAACAGTGCGCGTGAAACCCAGGAAAGCTCGCAAGATGCTGGGGCTGTAACTGCTGCTGAAGACCTTCCAAATCCAGCTGTTGGTGAAATTCAGGAAGTGGGCGAGAGGGTCTTTGAAGAAGTGCTTGAAGCTCACATTACTGCGAACCCTAGTTCTGCTGGAACCAGTGCATCAAGAGAGGTTCCTGCTAAATGTTCAAGCCATCAGCTACCGCAAAGGCAAGTGACTAGGGTTCAAAAACCAGCCGATGATAGGTTGTTCACATGGGCTGCTGTTGGACTCACCCTTGCAATTGTGGTTCTTTTGCTGAAGAAGTTTATGAAATCTAGCGGATATGGTGCCCTCTTCATGGATGGATCTTAG